In Naumovozyma castellii chromosome 1, complete genome, one DNA window encodes the following:
- the SKG1 gene encoding Skg1p (ancestral locus Anc_5.716) produces MTSSTVSVAVGCAVGIPIGVGLLVAFFFWWRLQRRFKKEEQMDQELERAVYDESGFVSFDNSDTLQEPQQEGAELDNDNNNNRKTKYYVPAYRKKINSMTIRSSTRPNNMDSSNNSNNHLDSPQIFGESGDPSTNSLASFQKLQAGKRQVSVYDQMIPIIPSDGQKIPYSTIQQETLTDRSSSNVDMVTPHSNDDLIKNLQNQDFGSYPRRPSSTNISKLGAPQVHLSNYSNSSFHTRESSISAAMHPQGSVENIFATPKNESPARFNDNASPIPNNNIKNSNASNNSTSTNTENGNYTLKNNYDMDDTNMIAEEDQYENEFTNYSENRREFIDSLRPK; encoded by the coding sequence ATGACAAGCAGTACAGTCTCTGTCGCCGTGGGCTGTGCAGTGGGTATACCGATCGGGGTAGGTTTATTAGTCGCGTTCTTTTTCTGGTGGAGATTACAAAGGAGGTTTAAGAAAGAGGAGCAGATGGACCAAGAATTAGAAAGGGCTGTTTACGATGAATCAGGGTTTGTGAGCTTTGATAATTCAGATACATTACAGGAACCACAACAAGAAGGCGCAGAAttggataatgataataacaataacagGAAAACCAAATATTATGTTCCTGCTTATCGTAAaaagataaattcaatgactATACGAAGTTCAACTAGACCAAATAACATGGATTCtagtaataatagtaataatcACCTGGATTCACCTCAAATTTTTGGTGAAAGTGGAGATCCTTCCACCAATTCTTTGGCCTCCTTCCAGAAATTACAAGCAGGAAAGAGACAGGTGAGCGTTTACGATCAAATGATACCTATAATACCCAGTGACGGGCAAAAGATTCCATATAGCACGATACAGCAAGAAACGCTTACAGATAGAAGTTCTTCCAATGTTGATATGGTGACTCCTCATAGTAACGATGATTTGATtaaaaatttacaaaatcaAGACTTTGGTTCTTATCCAAGGCGTCCATCCTCCACGAATATAAGTAAATTAGGGGCCCCACAAGTTCATTTGAgtaattattcaaattcatcctTCCATACGAGGGAGTCTTCCATATCGGCAGCTATGCATCCTCAAGGAAGTGTCGAAAACATATTTGCCACTCCAAAGAATGAATCTCCCGCTAGATTTAATGACAATGCGTCACCAATCcctaataataatatcaagAACAGTAATGCAAGTAATAATAGTACCAGCACCAATACGGAGAATGGTAATTACAcgttaaaaaataattacGACATGGATGATACGAATATGATTGCCGAGGAAGACCAATACGAAAATGAATTCACTAATTATTCCGAAAATAGAAGAGAGTTCATTGATAGTCTAAGACCAAAATAG
- the NCAS0A03060 gene encoding uncharacterized protein, whose protein sequence is MRMQINLIIALLLIAQTMGSLVNTQQHALHKRGNTKCKSIDNACPDLNFSWDFDNQDIMPYYLSIESVIWLDQNLYEITVHVMGAEQIDIKYLYALKIIGVNGPKSTILLYGDGDISHVITSPTNFSVSFEVYADTPKDNCDVWLPDFKIQYEYLEGSAAKFSDTWVWGDSTFDLRTGCTIYDNNGNSQTDFPGFYWRFNCNEDCIPNVEYSSFSSLYASSTALSSTRTYISTSTHPTSSTNGIVPNTPSVSVSSSHKLLSSSISLGQSLPSQPTYSTSLSHHNNQITSIVASTSSVAKTSEETSLSSSTGVTSQETSTPGKHTEPTYSRISLSITTFSLSTYTSTALSFRSTITSESEPATTTVPISSSSLETSGVLLTSSSPIYPVPSTSLKISSDISSSEHTHTSSSRSSSTENTSNESHLHLTSSVEITHSHDTIFSKGFSTTSSSFDSITPSIPESLTHGTNSYPSSSISSYEGNGTTLLKSKKSLLSVMIFLSGIFLY, encoded by the coding sequence ATGAGAATGCAAATCAACTTAATAATTGCACTTTTACTTATAGCCCAAACCATGGGCTCTCTAGTTAATACTCAACAGCATGCTTTGCACAAGAGAGGTAATACAAAATGTAAATCCATTGATAATGCTTGCccagatttgaattttagCTGGGATTTCGATAACCAAGATATAATGCCATATTACTTGAGTATTGAAAGTGTGATCTGGTTAGATCAAAATCTTTATGAAATTACCGTCCATGTTATGGGTGCTGAACAAATTGATATAAAATATCTATATGCTCtcaaaattattggagTTAACGGCCCCAAAAGTACTATTCTGTTGTATGGTGATGGTGATATTTCTCATGTAATAACAAGTCCTACAaatttttctgtttcttttgAAGTTTACGCTGATACTCCTAAGGATAATTGCGACGTTTGGCTACCCGATTTCAAAATCCAATATGAATATCTAGAAGGCAGTGCAGCTAAATTTTCGGATACATGGGTTTGGGGGGATAGTACCTTCGATTTAAGAACTGGCTGTACCATTTATGATAACAACGGTAATTCACAAACAGATTTTCCAGGATTTTACTGGCGATTTAATTGTAACGAAGATTGTATTCCTAATGTAGAGTATTCAAGCTTCTCGAGTTTGTATGCTAGCTCCACTGCTTTATCTTCTACACGAACTTACATATCAACTTCTACACACCCCACTTCTTCAACCAATGGAATTGTGCCAAATACGCCGTCGGTGTCTGTCAGTTCCTCTCACAAATTGCTTTCCTCTAGCATTTCTCTAGGTCAGTCGCTTCCAAGTCAACCAACTTATTCGACGTCTTTGAGTCACCATAATAACCAAATTACTTCTATTGTTGCATCAACTTCGTCAGTTGCAAAAACAAGTGAAGAAACTAgtttatcatcttcaacagGTGTAACGAGTCAAGAAACCAGCACGCCGGGAAAACATACAGAGCCCACTTATTCAAGAATCAGCCTTAGTATAACCACGTTTTCGTTGTCAACATATACCTCAACTGCACTTTCTTTTAGGAGTACAATAACTTCCGAAAGTGAACCAGCTACAACGACAGTACCtatatcatcttcaagCTTAGAAACTTCAGGTGTTTTGCTTACCTCAAGTAGTCCTATTTACCCAGTTCCATCTACTAgtttgaagatttcttcTGATATCTCATCATCGGAACATACCCATACGAGTAGTTCTAGAAGCTCGTCTACTGAAAACACTTCTAATGAAAGTCATCTTCACTTAACATCATCTGTAGAAATAACCCATTCGCACGATAcgattttttcaaaaggaTTTTCCACTACTAGTTCTTCCTTTGATAGTATTACTCCGAGTATCCCAGAGTCACTTACACATGGTACAAACTCGTATCCCTCAAGCAGTATATCAAGTTATGAAGGCAATGGAACAACTTTGTTAAAGAGTAAGAAATCTTTACTTTCGGTAATGATTTTCCTCTCAGGCATATTCCTATATTAA
- the NCAS0A03090 gene encoding SDR family oxidoreductase gives MSVFISGATGFVAQHIINQLLEQNFKVIGSVRSQAKADKLLRQFNSNKNLSLEVVEDISNLAAFDEVFSKHGKEIKYVLHTSSPFFTECDDYEKDLLIPALNGTKGILNSILKYAADNVERVVITSSIAAMFDFTRDLDPSYFYDENSWNPDSYQEALTDGGHAYNGSKKFAERYAWNFVQEHKNEIKFKLTTVNPCYVFGPQLFDENVTAKLNTSCELINKLLHLSAGDAVDNFFVGNFVDVRDVAKAHLLGFENQNLVDKRLLLISSRFNAQDILDIMNEDFKTLEGQLPAGVPHTGALHQWKGAIADNSKTKELLGFEFIPLKKTIDDMVTQILRKEKRL, from the coding sequence ATGTCCGTCTTTATTTCCGGTGCAACAGGTTTTGTTGCTCAACATatcattaatcaattgCTAGAACAGAATTTTAAAGTTATTGGCTCCGTCAGGTCCCAAGCCAAAGCTGATAAACTGTTAAGacaattcaattcaaataaaaacCTATCGTTAGAGGTTGTTGAagatatttccaatttagcTGCGTTCGATGAAGTATTTTCCAAAcatggaaaagaaattaaatatgTCCTACATACTTCATCTCCCTTCTTTACTGAATGTGACGATTACGAAAAGGACTTGTTAATCCCAGCCTTAAATGGTACGAAGGGTATTCTGAACTCCATATTGAAATATGCTGCCGATAACGTCGAGCGTGTAGTCATCACATCAAGTATTGCTGCTATGTTCGATTTTACAAGAGATTTGGATCCATCTTATTTTTACGACGAGAATAGTTGGAATCCAGATTCATACCAAGAAGCTCTAACTGACGGTGGTCATGCCTATAACGGCTCCAAAAAGTTTGCTGAAAGATACGCTTGGAATTTTGTTCAAGAGCATAAAAATGAGATTAAATTCAAGCTAACCACCGTTAATCCTTGTTATGTTTTTGGCCCACAGCtttttgatgaaaatgttaCCGCCAAATTGAATACATCATGTGAGCTAATTAACAAGTTACTGCACTTGTCTGCTGGAGATGCAGTGGATAATTTTTTTGTGGGGAATTTTGTCGACGTTCGTGATGTTGCCAAGGCACATTTGTTGGGCTTCGAAAACCAAAATTTGGTAGATAAAAGACTGTTATTAATTTCTAGTAGGTTCAATGCGCAAGATATTCTTGATATTATGAACGAAGATTTTAAAACTCTAGAAGGGCAACTTCCAGCCGGTGTTCCTCATACTGGTGCCTTACACCAGTGGAAAGGTGCTATTGCTGATAATTCCAAGacaaaagaattattagGCTTCGAATTTATTCCGTTGAAAAAAACTATTGACGATATGGTCACACAAATTTTGAGAAAGGAGAAGAGATtataa
- the FLR1 gene encoding Flr1p (ancestral locus Anc_5.718) gives MYTDTFKNTFALDVLEYLSIVKIPEVNPNDTQSDNDSSSSNLRKNDIDLEVATQDSAQDSIDSNLNKEEAIVEEKDPFLVDWNGDNDPDNPQNWSTSKKTFMVIQVMLLTSVTYMGSSIYTPGQEALQKEFHVGHVAATLNLSIYVLGYGLGPIMLSPFSEFALLGRQHIYIITLFCFCMFQIGAATVHNLGGMIVIRFFSGIFCSPALTTGGATISDIINPQMVPVVIGLWSVAAVAAPALGPLIGAAMQVAEGWRWIFWLLLWMCAATLILLIIFFPETHHGNILYRRTNRLKKMTGDDRYYSKQAKKESELDLKSFTLTALYRPIKIIVKEPVVLAFDCYLALCYGIFYLFFEAFPIVFVGIYHFSMIELGLSFLGFQVGCAIAYSIFLFFLMKYLVPKFKNNTFQPEDFLVLSMSVCWALPLALFFFGWTASVHWILPIISEIFFVINVFNLFQVTFAYLAMVYPDHVASVYAGNGLCRSVFACAFPLFGQAMFNNLGTKNYPVAWGASLLGFVAIGMAFIPFIIYRYGATLRSKSKYTD, from the coding sequence ATGTATACCGATACTTTTAAAAACACATTTGCATTGGATGTATTGGAGTACCTCTCCATTGTTAAGATCCCAGAAGTTAACCCAAATGACACTCAATCCGATAAcgattcttcatcatctaatttaAGGAAGAATGATATCGATTTAGAGGTTGCTACTCAAGACAGTGCGCAGGACAGCattgattcaaatttaaataaagaagaagcaatCGTGGAAGAAAAGGATCCATTTCTAGTAGATTGGAATGGTGATAATGATCCAGATAATCCTCAAAACTGGTCCACAAGTAAGAAAACATTCATGGTCATCCAAGTCATGTTATTGACTTCTGTTACATACATGGGTTCATCTATTTATACTCCTGGTCAAGAAGCTCTACAAAAGGAGTTTCATGTTGGTCATGTTGCTGCTAcattaaatctttcaatatacGTTCTAGGCTATGGGTTAGGTCCTATTATGCTTTCACCATTCTCAGAATTCGCCCTATTAGGTCGTCAACATATCTATATTATAACCCTGTTTTGTTTCTGTATGTTCCAAATTGGTGCAGCTACAGTACATAATTTAGGTGGTATGATTGTTATTCGTTTCTTTAGTGGTATATTTTGTAGTCCTGCTTTGACCACAGGTGGTGCCACAATTTCAGATATAATTAATCCTCAGATGGTTCCAGTTGTCATTGGTTTATGGAGTGTTGCTGCTGTCGCAGCTCCTGCTTTAGGTCCTCTAATTGGTGCAGCAATGCAAGTTGCTGAAGGTTGGAGATGGATCTTCTGGTTATTACTTTGGATGTGTGCTGCTACTTTGATTCTTTTGATTATCTTCTTCCCAGAAACTCATCATGGTAATATCTTATACCGTCGTACAAATagattaaagaagatgactGGTGATGATAGATACTATTCTAAGCAAGCTAAAAAGGAATCCGAAttggatttgaaaagtttcaCGTTAACTGCTCTATACAGAccaattaaaattattgttaAGGAACCAGTTGTTTTAGCATTCGATTGTTATTTGGCTTTATGTTATGGTATTTTCTActtattttttgaagctTTCCCAATCGTTTTCGTTGGCATTTATCATTTTAGTATGATTGAACTTGGTTTATCTTTCTTAGGTTTCCAAGTTGGTTGTGCTATCGCATATTCCATATTTCTATTCTTcctaatgaaatatttggttCCTAAATTTAAAAACAATACATTCCAACCAGAAGATTTCTTAGTGCTATCTATGAGTGTTTGTTGGGCATTACCATTAGctttattcttctttggttgGACAGCAAGTGTTCATTGGATCTTACCAATTATCTCTGAAATCTTCTTCGTTATCAacgttttcaatttattccAAGTGACCTTTGCCTATTTGGCTATGGTTTATCCAGATCATGTTGCTTCAGTTTACGCTGGTAACGGTCTATGTCGTTCCGTTTTTGCATGTGCCTTCCCATTATTCGGCCAAGCTATGTTCAACAATTTGGGTACCAAAAACTATCCAGTTGCATGGGGGGCTTCATTATTAGGTTTTGTTGCCATTGGTATGGCTTTTATCCCATTTATCATTTACAGATATGGTGCTACTTTACGTAGCAAGTCAAAATATACCGATTAA
- the CRG1 gene encoding S-adenosylmethionine-dependent methyltransferase produces the protein MPSTSYLDKNYKSTHYNNVRPSYPDALIEEILKYHHGPKVRLVDVGCGTGIATVLFKDKFQEIIGVDPSESMLEAFKHEIDKSVAPNDRNKFKLIASPGEDFPEVKTNTVDMVIGAESIHWCDMEKLFGEVSRVLRDDGTFAFWFYIQPEFIDLGAKAQEIYYKYGWSDQFMGKYLTSSQREFFNNFGGSDLPKLLAKKFKDIEFHNFDPNNKSVANRSSFYMKGAMTLLEFKELVKSWSLYASWMKNNPNEPDIADTFINELKTVCSVEDEVMPLRVEWKTFHYLCRKM, from the coding sequence ATGCCAAGTACAAGTTATCTTGATAAAAACTATAAATCTACACATTACAATAACGTTCGTCCTTCGTATCCGGATGCCTTAATTGAGgaaatcttgaaatatCATCACGGTCCTAAAGTTCGCCTTGTTGATGTTGGTTGTGGTACCGGTATAGCAACTGTTCTCTTTAAGGACAAGTTCCAAGAAATCATTGGTGTTGATCCATCTGAAAGTATGCTAGAAGCTTTCAAACATGAGATTGATAAAAGTGTTGCTCCTAATGATagaaacaaatttaaattaattgCCTCACCCGGAGAAGATTTCCCTGAGGTGAAGACAAATACAGTCGATATGGTTATCGGTGCGGAGTCAATCCACTGGTGTGATATGGAAAAGCTTTTTGGAGAAGTGTCCAGAGTCTTGAGAGATGACGGTACTTTTGCTTTCTGGTTTTACATTCAACCCGAATTCATTGATTTAGGTGCAAAAGCTCAGGAAATTTATTACAAGTACGGATGGAGCGACCAGTTTATGGGGAAATATTTAACAAGTAGTCAAAGGGAATTTTTTAACAACTTTGGTGGCTCTGATTTGCCAAAATTATTAGCTAAAAAATTTAAGGATATTGAATTCCACAACTTTGAtcccaataataaaagTGTCGCTAATAGATCTTCATTTTATATGAAAGGAGCCATGACGCTTCTTGAATTCAAGGAATTGGTGAAAAGTTGGAGTTTATATGCTTCTTGGATGAAGAATAATCCAAATGAACCTGATATTGCTGACAcattcattaatgaattgaaaacaGTGTGTTCAGTTGAGGATGAAGTAATGCCGTTGAGAGTGGAATGGAAGACTTTCCATTATTTATGTAGGAAAATGTGA
- the NCAS0A03070 gene encoding Zn(II)2Cys6 transcription factor domain-containing protein, translating into MQKKSIRGQRPTHVCAACRTQKLRCNRERPSCSRCQRIGRTCVYEKHSEDTLVSNNEPITPSSIISKAHDVDHKLILEFDEKLHLWNSKDMFISHGYHTYIDLPYGTHSIAQYDPYLRIFCPSVHGTTLADLQTRLEFILSESKQPQDNTFKTLESISPLMFIEDAVVKWVTKTNDYVNNQVPLEYFNTIYTIEDRMHPTLLSVINDLINELEDKLLDNLDIDLLLKHFYENIYPYYPFIEVDSFENSLSKIYSKDPVSGAYKINVFQENVRSHLEILTLLLLIISITLRNPRLNYLNEHTISVENATVISKKLLIISQKLLSLLNGYKFTTENVLSCLLYIFVAEFLNPENTEMHITHNQILTLKCLTELSYTLGLYKEPSQFTRYLNRPEPSDVYFTFRRKLWIGLQSLRLEILTADGGCNDVTQGYLNEFLKENKAMVPSFMEHFNSVLTCDRHLFKIQDNKYQFHMLLARVMLDCCSSSNEQDLKRITDSIAKLSEFTLRVFPLSKLKETMKDRVIEENAWRGGRFNLDMIERTEILRINMIFFSSLMNIFNVLAIYFEKKCSQNWEKYEDLYHNFFFKSLDNYLEMMTLLKHYLKGGFSSSILPQHEYCLNRSVSFISIKVLSVQLSYLLRLSYKLDMVSRNNEVMKYMAQ; encoded by the coding sequence ATgcaaaaaaaatcaataaGAGGCCAAAGACCTACTCATGTTTGTGCTGCCTGTAGAACGCAAAAGCTAAGATGCAACCGGGAGCGACCTAGTTGTTCTAGGTGTCAAAGAATAGGTAGAACATGTGTGTATGAAAAACATTCTGAGGACACCCTCGTTAGTAACAACGAGCCAATTACGCCTAGCAGTATAATCAGCAAGGCACATGATGTTGATCACAAACTAATACtggaatttgatgaaaaacTGCATCTTTGGAATTCGAAAGATATGTTTATTAGCCACGGTTATCATACATACATAGATTTACCATATGGGACGCATAGTATTGCTCAATATGACCCATATCTGAGAATATTTTGCCCTTCAGTCCATGGTACTACTTTGGCAGATCTTCAAACAAGATTagaatttattttatcaGAATCGAAACAACCACAGGACAATACATTCAAAACGTTAGAAAGCATCAGTCCATTAATGTTCATTGAAGATGCTGTAGTTAAATGGGTTACAAAAACGAACGATTATGTGAATAATCAAGTACCGTTGGAATACTTTAATACCATATATACAATTGAAGATCGGATGCATCCCACCTTACTGTCAGTAATTAATGATCTGATCAATGAACTTGAAGATAAACTACTGGATAATTTAGACATCGACCTTTTGTTAAAGCATTTCTATGAGAACATTTATCCTTATTATCCATTTATAGAGGTTGATTCATTTGAGAATAGTTTatctaaaatatattctaaAGATCCAGTTTCTGGAGCCTATAAAATCAATGtctttcaagaaaatgTGAGATCCCACCTAGAAATTTTGACGTTACTTCTTTTGATTATATCAATCACATTAAGGAATCCTagattgaattatttaaatgaGCATACCATTTCAGTAGAGAATGCAACAGTaatatcaaagaaattgttaatCATCTCACAAAAATTACTATCTCTCCTTAATGGATATAAGTTTACCACTGAAAATGTGTTATCTTGCTTACTATACATTTTTGTCGCCGAATTTTTAAATCCTGAAAATACAGAAATGCATATTACACATAATCAGATATTAACGTTGAAATGTTTAACAGAATTGTCATACACGTTAGGTTTATATAAAGAACCTTCGCAATTTACGAGATATTTAAACCGCCCAGAACCCAGTGATGTTTATTTTACCTTCAGAAGGAAATTATGGATTGGACTTCAATCACTCCGCCTGGAAATTTTGACTGCAGATGGTGGTTGCAACGACGTTACTCAGGGCTATTTAAATGAGtttttgaaggaaaataaaGCCATGGTACCTTCATTTATGGAACATTTTAACTCCGTATTAACTTGCGATAGGCaccttttcaaaattcaagaCAATAAATACCAATTCCATATGTTACTTGCAAGAGTTATGTTAGATTGCTGTTCATCATCCAATGAGCAGGATCTGAAAAGAATCACCGATTCTATTGCTAAACTAAGTGAATTTACCTTGAGAGTGTTCCCTCTGtcaaaattaaaggaaaCAATGAAAGATCGTGTCATTGAAGAGAATGCTTGGAGAGGTGGTCGTTTCAATTTAGATATGATAGAAAGAACCGAAATCTTACGGATTAATATGATTTTTTTCTCAAGTTTGAtgaacattttcaatgttttagcaatttattttgaaaaaaagtGTAGCCAAAACTGGGAGAAATATGAGGATCTATAccataattttttctttaagaGTTTGGACAATTATCTAGAAATGATGACATTACTGAAGCATTATCTTAAGGGGGGCTTCTCTTCGTCGATTTTGCCACAACATGAATATTGTTTAAATCGCTCAGTTTCTTTTATTTCCATAAAAGTCTTATCGGTACAACTTAGTTATTTATTAAGGTTGTCTTATAAGCTGGATATGGTTTCGAGGAATAATGAGGTGATGAAATACATGGCTCAGTAA
- the NCAS0A03080 gene encoding uncharacterized protein, whose translation MLMGKYVFYLVEHNILTNVTNEFWRKALKGNIIPLKILDKMKLKWGLGIEDIDVITYYSNNPIALSSFNSKLLEAMKKKLDTTDICGNFFHSSTLPDASFNQENVFDQLLESNMDLFSTIIGDSLGDLPII comes from the coding sequence ATGCTAATGGGAAAATATGTTTTTTATTTGGTGGAACATAATATCCTAACTAATGTAACAAATGAATTCTGGAGAAAGGCGCTAAAAGGGAACATTATCCCTTTAAAGATTTTAGATAAAATGAAACTGAAGTGGGGGTTAGGAATAGAGGATATTGACGTTATAAcatattattcaaataatccaatTGCCCTATCTAGCTTCAATAGTAAATTACTTGAGGCCATGAAGAAAAAGCTTGATACTACAGATATATGTggcaatttttttcattcttcaaCCCTTCCAGATGCATCATTTAATCAAGAAAATGTTTTTGACCAGTTATTAGAATCTAATATGGATCTATTTTCTACGATCATTGGTGATAGTCTAGGTGACCTTCCCATTATTTAG
- the NCAS0A03110 gene encoding aldo/keto reductase, protein MSKLVQQVNFGNTGIKISPIIVGCMSYGSKEWAPWVQDDKEKVFTILKHCYDRGLRTFDTADVYSNGYSERLLGEFLKKYNIRRETVVILTKLFAPVDESLKFKFADPSTSENILLDLTNQQGLSRKHIMQAVKNSVERLGTYIDVLQIHRFDPNTPIKETMKGLNDVIEGGDVRYIGASSMLPTQFVEMQGIADKHDWFQFVNVQSCYNLVYREDERDLFQYCKKHNIALTPWSPNHQGLLTRPVGVESTRSSKDTFINATKMKEMDPAEVEIINRIEELSKKKNVPMAVLSTAWVLSKQCSPIVGMSSINRVDEAITALDVTFTEEEIKYLEEPYKPKNFFF, encoded by the coding sequence ATGTCTAAATTAGTTCAACAAGTTAACTTCGGTAACACTGGTATCAAGATTTCCCCAATCATTGTTGGGTGCATGTCTTATGGTTCCAAAGAGTGGGCCCCATGGGTTCAAGATGATAAGGAGAAGGTCTTCACCATATTGAAACATTGTTACGATCGTGGTCTACGTACTTTTGATACTGCTGATGTTTACTCAAATGGTTACAGTGAAAGATTACTCGGTgagtttttgaaaaaatataatattagAAGAGAAACTGTGGTTATCTTAACCAAATTATTTGCTCCTGTGGATGAATCTCTTAAATTCAAGTTTGCTGATCCTTCCACCTCTGAAAATATCCTCTTAGATTTGACTAATCAACAAGGTCTATCCCGTAAGCATATTATGCAAGCTGTCAAAAATTCAGTGGAGAGATTAGGAACTTATATTGATGTTTTACAAATCCATAGATTTGATCCAAACACCCCAATTAAGGAAACAATGAAGGGCTTGAACGATGTTATTGAAGGAGGTGACGTAAGATACATTGGTGCCTCCTCCATGTTACCAACTCAATTCGTGGAAATGCAAGGAATTGCTGATAAGCATGACTGGTTCCAATTTGTTAATGTCCAATCCTGTTACAATTTAGTTTATAGGGAAGATGAACGTGATTTGTTCCAATATTGTAAAAAACACAATATTGCATTAACTCCATGGTCCCCAAACCACCAAGGTTTATTGACAAGACCTGTTGGTGTGGAATCTACTAGATCCTCTAAGGATACTTTTATTAACGCGacgaaaatgaaagaaatggaCCCTGCAGAAGTGGAAATTATTAACcgtattgaagaattatcaaagaagaagaatgtTCCAATGGCTGTGCTTTCAACTGCATGGGTCTTGTCCAAACAATGCTCCCCAATTGTCGGAATGAGTTCAATTAACCGTGTTGATGAAGCTATTACCGCACTTGATGTTACTTTCACTGAAGaggaaataaaatatttggaagaaCCTTACAAACCAAagaacttttttttttag